In the genome of Bremerella sp. P1, the window TCTCGGCTATTCATGTCTGGCGGGACAAGCTGCACGACTTCGGTGAAGCCAAAGGCGCTATCCTCCTGGAAGAGCTAGGCCTGGAAGTTTCGGCACTCAGCTGGGCTGGCGGTTTCACCGGTAGCGACGGACGGAACTTCAAAGATGCCGTCAGCGACGCTAAGCATGCGGTCGACCTTGCTCAGGAACTGAACGCTGGCTGCCTGATCGTTTACAGCGGAGCACGTGGCGGGCACATCAGTAAGCACGCCCAGCGATTATTCTCGGGCGCACTCGAAGAACTCATTCCTTACGCCGAAGCCCATGGAGTGACGCTCGCCATCAAACCGATCCGGCACAAGTACGGCTGCGACTGGACTCTTGTCCGCCGCATGACCGACGCGCTGCAATTGATCGACATCATCGACTCGCCAAGATTCAAGTTGGTGCTCGACTTGTACGAGTTCGGCGATCAAGCCGAGGTACTCGACAACCTGCATCTTCTGGTGCCGTACCTGGCCCTGGTGCAAGTTGGCGACCGCGGCTGCGAACCGCTGGAAGAACCCAACCGCTGTTTGCTGGGCGACGGACAGCTGTCACTCAACGCGACGATCGCGAAGCTGATCCAACTCGGCTACGACGGCCCCTTCGATATCGAATTGATGGGGCGCGATGTCCAACAGCTCGAATACGAACACCTGCTGGCCCACAGCATGGGTTACCTGCAAACGATGAATAGCACGACGTAACGCCAGCTTTTATTTGCCGGGTGGAATCACCTGCAAGCAGATCAGCCGGTCATCTCCTCGTACAAACAAACGCCCGTTCGAAAGAATTGGGGCGGACCAGGCCGGGGGCTTGAGCAGCGCGTTGCCGTCTTCATCTTCCAGGAAAACCTCGGAGATGACATCGAACTTTTCCGGGTTCACTTTCAACAGACGCAGCGTTCCGTACTCGCTCAGGCAAATCAGGTAGTCTTCGACCAACAGCAGCGAGCTTCGCGTCAGGCTGGGCTCGGCCCATGACACCTTGCCGGTCTTCCACTCGATACATCGTAGTTCGGCCTGGTGCGAGTGGCGCCCACTGCTGGCATACAGATAGCCATCCTTATAGACGGCCGTATTCCAGTGCGTTTCCATTGCGTGATCGCGACTGCGTTCTTCATCCTTCCAAATCACTTCGTATCCACCCGGCTTCACTTTCAACAGCGTGCTGCCCAGGGCATAGCATTCCGAGATGAAGACTTCGTTTCCCACCACCACCGGCGTGCTGGCGTTGACGCTTTCCAGCTTCTTCGCGCGCCATGGATAATGGAAGTCGATCGCACCATCACGCGGATCAAACCCGAGCAGTCCGCCCCGCAAGAAAGCAAAGCACCAGGGACGACCGTCGATCTCGGCCAGCGTGAGACTCGCATAGCTGGCCAGTTCGTCGGAGATCTTGTAGATCGTCTTACCGGTCTTCTTGTCGATCGCCACGATCGCGCTGCCGTTGCCAGTTACACGATCGATCTGATAGGGACCCAGGCCTTTGAACTCTTCGGGACTGCCGCCAACCATCACCAGCAGCTTGTCTTCGAAGATCACCGGCGTGCTGCCGACACCGAAGAAGTTGGGCACGACGTTGAACTCTTCGGACAAGTTTCGCTTCCAGACCGCCTCATGCGTTTGGATGCTGACGCAGTGCAATTCCCCTTCGGCACCATAAATGTAAACCAGACCGTCATCGATCACCGGGCTACAACGCGGACCGTTGTTATAGCCAAGTGCGTCTTCGTACTCGGTCCCATATTCATACTGCCATAGCTTGTGGCCGGTGGTGACTTCCAAGACTTCCAATCGATTTTGGTCACCATGGCGATCGAACTGAAAGAACTTGCCGTCGGCGATGCTGCCGGTACCGTAGCCCGTCCCCAGTTTGCGTTGCCAAACGATTTCAGGGCCTCCCTTGGGCCAGGGAACCTGAAGTCCTGTTTCGAGGGAAGTGCTGTTGTGACGCGGCCCCAGGAAGGTTGGCCAGTCTTCGGCGATCAGCAAGGCAGGGGAGACGAACGCCAGTAATAACCAGAGTGAACAAGAAAGGGAGCGAACCCGTATCGGCATGCTGCAGTCCTTCAGCGAACGAGGGTAGTTCTCGATGAGGAATCAACTTATCCTGGCAGTATAGCCAAGTGGGCAGTTTGTCCCAAATCAGTTGGCTATGTTGTTTTTCGCCTGTCTTGTATTTCGTTGCGTGAGTCGCATGTCGACCTTTGATATCAGTCCGTCTATCCGCATCCCCTGGAGCGAATTGCACTTTTCGTATGCGCGCTCGAGCGGGCCAGGGGGGCAGCACGTCAACAAGACCAACACCAAAGCCACGCTCAAGTGGAATGTGCAGCAGACCGAAGCCTTGCCACCAACGGTCAAACAGCGTTTCGAGAAGCACTGGGGCGCTCGCATCAACAAGGAAGGCTTCCTGGTGATCACCAGCGAGGAAAGCCGCGAGCAGCGGAGCAACATGGAGGCCTGCCTGGAAAAGCTGAAGCACATGGTGATGCTTTCGGCCAAGCGTCCCAAGACGCGCATTCCGACCAAACCTTCACGCAGTTCGGTCAAACGTACCCAGGAAAAGAAACGCCAGCATAGCGATCGCAAGAGTCAGCGACGGCAATCGAAGAACATCTCGTACCGCAAAGACTAGACTCCATTCACCTCACTTCGCCCCCTTGGGGAACGGGTTAGGGTGAGGGGCGAATCTGGTACCCGCTGCACCAACCCTCACCCTAGCCCTCTCCCTTGGGAAGGGAGAGGGGACTGGAAACAGAAGAGCATCGCTAGAGACCGCATTTTAGCGCGTCCTTTCCCGATTTCCGGGATGGCCTATAATCTCTTTGGACCTTGAAGTATTGCTATCGTGACTAGGGACCTAATGGACTCCTCCGATCACTCCGAAAACATCGACCACATCCTCAATACGTGGAATTTTGAGCCTGGCCGGCTAACGGCCCGGATCACTACCGCCTCGGATGGACGTGACGTGCTGCAGATGCGGATCGAGATGGGTCTGTTGCAAATGGAAATCAATGGAAGGCCTGATGGTGAAAGGCCTTACGACTTTGATTCCTATCTCGAATACCTGCAGTCTCAGTACCTGACCGATCCAACAGTTCCGCTCACCGAGGATGATTGCGTCGAGATCGATCGCGAATTCGTCCAGCTATATCACCGTCGAATTTGCTGGCTGGCACTGCGTGAATACGAGAAAGCTGTCCGCGATGCCGATCACACGCTGGCCTTGATGGATGTCTGCCGCGATCACTCAGACGACGAAGAGTGGATCGACAGCCATGAGCATTTTCGCCCATTTGTGATGTTCCATCGCATTCAGGCCAAAGCCCTGATCGAGCTGGAAAAACACACGCCAGAGCACGCGATCGAGCAGCTGACCGAAGGGGTCGAGCAGCTTCGCGAATTCTACGAGTCCGAAGGGATGGAAGACGGCGAAGAATTCGAGTCGGAAGAGCTGCACGTTCGCCTGATCGAGCTGCGTGAGACGCTTCGCGAGCAGTTCGACGTCGGACAGACGCTCAACGAACAATTGGCCGATGCGGTCGCCAACGAGCGTTACGAACAGGCCGCGAAGCTGCGTGATCGCATTCACAAGCGGGAAGATCCTCGCTAATCGGGGGGCATTTTTCTGCTGTAAGCTACTTACCTAGCTATCTTTACGACGAATTCGCAGCAGACCTGCCGGGGGGTGCACCCCTTCGGATGGATAAACTTTGTTGCATTCATGGGTCGATCTGGCTAAAATTCGATCTCACACCTCCTCTGTTTTACAAGCACATATCCCGGTATATCCCACCTCCTAGCCACCTAAGGAACATCCATGTCCGAGAAGACGACCAAACCTTCGCCACAGAAAAATGTCCAGCGTCGTACATTCCTCAAAGGTTCCGCCGCACTTGGTACCGCCGCCGCGGTTGGCAGCTTGAGTATGGCCCGTTCGGCCCACGCCGCTGGCAATGATGAATTGAAAGTGGCTTTGATCGGTTGTGGTGGCCGTGGCAACGGAGCCGCCGTCAATGCAACCAAGGGTGACGAAAACCTGAAGGTCACCGTTCTGGCCGACATCTTCCCAGACAAAGTGGAAGCTTCGAAGCGAATCCTGTCCCGTCAGTTGGGCGATCGCCTGGCCGTGACCGACGAAAACTGCTTCAGCGGTTTCGATGCTTACAAGCAAGTGATGGAAACCGACGTCGACGTTGTGCTGCTGTGCACCACGCCTCACTTCCGTCCAGCGCACCTGGAAGCCGCGATTGCTGCCGGCAAGCACGTCTTCTGTGAAAAGCCTGTCGCGATCGATGCTCCTGGTTGCCGCAAGGTGATGGAAACCGTCGAGAAGGCCAAGCAAAAGAACCTGAGCATTGTCAGCGGTCTGTGCTGGCGTTACCATCCGTCGGTGATCGCCACCGTCGAGAAGATCAAGGAAGGCTTGATCGGTGACGTGGTCTCGATGCAGGAAAACTACCTGGCCGGTACCCTGTGGCATCGTGGCAACAAGGAAGAATGGTCGGAGATGGAATACCAGATCCGCAACTGGCTGTACTTCACTTGGCTGTCCGGCGATCATATCGCGGAACAAGCTATCCACAGCATCGACAAGGCACAGTGGATCATGGACGACCAGGCCCCGGTCAGCTGCTTTGGCCTGGGTGGTCGCGAAGTTCGTACCGGTGAAGAGTATGGCAATATCTTCGATCACCACGCCGTCATGTTTGAATACGCTGGCGGTCAGAAGATGTTCCATTACACCCGTCAGATGAAGGGCTGCTTCAACCAGACCGAAGACTTCATCATGGGTACCAAGGGTAACGCCAAGATTCTGGCTGGTACCATCGAAGGCCAGAACAACTGGAAGTACGACGGCCCAAGCGGCAACATGTACGACCTGGAACACAAGGCCCTCTATGCCGGCATGCGTTCGGGCAACATCATCAACAACGGTGAGTACATGACCAAGAGCACCATGTGTGCGATCATGGGCCGTATGGCGACTTACACCGGTAAGAAGGTGAGCTGGGACGAAGCTTGGAACAGCCAAGAAGACCTGACTCCTAAGTCGTACGAATGGGGTCCTGTCACGATCCCAACCCCGATCGCCGTTCCTGGTCAGACCAAGTTGGTCTAAGCCACTGATCGTGCGAGCGATCCAATCGGATTACACTAGAGGCCAGGAATTTCCCTGGCCTCTTTTCTTTTCCGCTTGTGACTTTGAATCCATCCCCAGCCCGACGTCCTCTGCTTTCGGTAGCCTCGTTTATCTTGGCCGCCGCTGCGTTGGCTATCGCGCTGGTGACCTGGGGCGATCCTCTGTCGGTTCGCTTGACCTTGGCGACTTCGCTCTACGCGCTCGCGGTCATCGCGATCACCTTGCCTCCAGCAACGGCGACGAGCCTGCTTCTTTTTCGTACGAACCTTGCCGGCCGCGGCGTACTGCTTTCGCTGCTGGTGATCTGGCTGTTCGTTCCGATCTACGTACATATCGCCGGCTGGCGTGATCTGTTCGGACCGCAAGGCTGGTTTGAGATTCCCAGTCCTTTCGATCCCGGCAGTAACCTGATCGACGGCTGGACCGGACTGCTTTGGCTACACAGTCTGGCCGCGTTTCCGTGGGTGGTTCTGATCACCGGGATGGCCTTCACGCGAAGTCCGGCAGGCCTGGAAGACGATGCCCGCCTGGATGTCACGCCGCTAGCCGTACTGGCCAAGGTCACCCTACGGCAAAACTGGGACGCGGTCCTCGTCGCGGCCGCATGGATCATCGTAACCGTCTTTGGCGAAATGAGTATTGCCAGTGTCTGCAATGTGCGAACGTATGCCGAAGTCGTTTTTACCGGCATCCCACTGGGGCAATCGACAAGCGAATCCGCCATGACCATTGCCCCCGGCACCGTCTTGATCGTCGGCTTGATCATGCTGACGGCCTGGTTGGCCAATGGACTGCGTCCGATGGCCACCGATGTCGAAGTTAGGCATCCCAAGCTATTGCCCCTGGGTCGCCGCCGCACCATGGCGTCGCTGGCAGTCTGGGCGTTGTTTCTGATCGCGTTCGCTCCGCCGATTGTGGGACTGGTTTACAAAGTGGGGATCACCATCGACCAGGTCGACGGCCAGTTCATTCGCGGCTGGTCCTTGACCAAGGTCTTCACGTTAACGCTGAGCAGTGCGAGCATCTATCGCGAAGAACTGCTCTGGACCCTGGCCCTCAGCATGACGGTAGCTATCGTGACCACGCTCGTCAGTCTGCTGCTGAGCGATCTCGCCACGCGTAGTCTCTGGGGAGGTCGCCTGGTTTCGCTACTTTGTGCGGTGCTGTTTGCGGTCCCCGGAACGATCGTGGGGATCGGTATTGCCTGGGGCTCGAACCGACCTTGGCTTTCCCCTTTGGCACCCTTGATCGATCGCAGCATCTTTGCCCCGGCCCTGGCAATCCTGACAGTATCCGTGCCGCTGGTGACGTTCTTCTACTGGCACGCGATGCATACCTCACGGCAGCTTTACGAGATGGCCCGCATCGACGGCAGCTCGTGGTGGCGGACGTGGACGCGGGTTGTCCTTCCGGCGAATATTCCCGTGATCGTCGCTGGCTCGCTGATTGCCCTGGTGCTGGCAGCCAACGACGTCTCCGCCTCGGTGATGGTGCTGCCGGCCGGTATCGATACGATCTCACGGCGTATCTTCGGGCTACTTCATTTTGGTGGAGAAGACAACGTCGCCGGCATTTTGCTGATGAACCTTGCGGCGGTGGCCGTGCTTTCGGTCGTGATTCGCCGCCTGGCCAGTTGGCGCGGTCGCAACGATTTTGGCGATTCCGTGCCGTAAATCGTAATGGCGTACTATACTGCCAGTGTCCGATTATCTGCCGAAGGAGTCCCCATGCGTTTATGGAATTCACTGTCGCTACTGCTCATCTTGCTTGCCGCGGTCAATCTTCGCGCCGACGACATCTCGTTTGAGCGCGACGGCCAGCGAATCGACCTCAAGGGACAGGTCATCGCCACGCACGAGGCTGGCCTCATCCTGCACACGCCAGACGGGAAGATGTGGCCAATTCAAAACGCTGAGATCGTCCAACGAGAGAAGACGACCGCTCCCTTCGAGCTTCAAACCAAAGAGCAACTGATCGAGACCGTCCTGGCCGAAATGCCGCCGGGCTCGCAGGTGATCGAAACCTCGCACTACGTGGTCGCCTACAACACTTCCAGGGCCTACGCTCAGTGGGTTGCCGGCATGCTTGAGCGACTGCACCGGGGCTTTACCAGCTACTGGACGCAGCGTGGCTTGAAGCTGGAAGAACCGAAACAGCCGATGGTGGCCCTCGTGTTCGACAATCAAGATAGCTTTGCTCAGTACGGTCAGGCCGAATTGGGAGACGCGGCGAAGAGTGTCATTGGCTTCTACAGCATGCACACGAACTACGTCGTCATGTTCGACCTGACCGGCGGAGCAGGGGACTCGTCGCGTCGCACGCTGAGCACACGTGACATTCAGCGGCTCATGTCACGCCCCGACTTTCAATGGAGCCTGGCCACGGTCGTCCACGAGGCAACCCACCAGTTGGCCTTCAACGCCGGATTGCAGAAGCGTTACGCGGATGTGCCGCTGTGGTTCTCGGAAGGTTTGGCAATCTACTTCGAGACACCGGACGTCTCTAGCAGTCGCGGTTGGCGAGGCATCGGCCAAGTTAGTGCCCCACGGCTGAAGCAGTTCCAGCAAGCAGCCCGCACGAGCTCGCAACCCTTTCTGCCGGACATGCTGATCAACGACGACTCGCTGCGCAAAGCGGCCACCGCCATGGATCGCTACTCCCAGGCCTGGGCTGTGACGTATTACCTTCAGAAGCGAAAGCCAGAAGAATACGACGCCTACCTCAAAGAGCTTTCCGAGATCCAGCCCCTGCACGATCCCTCGCAAACCGAACGCGTTCGCCTATTCCAAAAACATTTCGGAGCAGACCTGACAGAGCTCGAAAACGAGGTCCGCCAGATGATGCTTGGCTTGCGGCCTTAGGCTCGGAGATAGGAAGGACAAGCCACAGAGGGCACAGAGAACAGCAAGGGAAGAGAATAAAGGCAACCGCGGATGTCGCAGATAAACGCGGATGCGAAGACAAGCAGAGTCGAAAAATTAAATGGCCCAGAGATTAGTCTCTGGGCCATTCCTGTTTCTCTCCGTGATCTCTGTGCCCTCTGTGGCAAGAATCTTTCTTACTTCTCTTCACGAATGCGATAGAGATTATCGGCGGTGCGGATGACCAGGTTGCCGTCCAGGAAGATCGGGTTGGCCATGATGCGTTCGCCCAGGTCGTTTTCGGCGATCACGTCATACTCGTCGCCTGGCTTGATCACGGTGGTCATGCCGGACTCGCTGCAGAAGTAGATACGGCCATTGGCGTACGTGGGCGAGGCACTGTAGTTGCCGCCCATGCGGCTGGTCCACACCTCTTGGCCCGTCGCAGCATCTACACAGGTCGCCACACCGCGATCGCTGACCATGTAGATTCTTCCGTCAATGATTATCGGTGAAGGCGTGGTAGGCACCTGACGGCTAAAGGTCCATTCGATGTGCGAGTCGGTCACGTCTCCCTCGCCATCGGTGCGAATGGCGAACAATTGAGGACGCATAAAGCCAGAGCAAATGTAGACGGTGCCATTCTCAAACACAGGGGCCGGCACATTCGAGAATCCGCTGCCGTGATCGGCACGCCACAGTTCCTTGCCCGTCTTCGGATCGTAGGCACAAACCCACTGAGCCCCGGGGATGATGACCTGGGTTTGCCCATTGATCTCGACGACCAGCGGCGTGGCATACGCTTTCTTACGGTCGCCGTCGTCGGTGCGGAACGGAGGACGCTCGGTCTTCCAAACGGTCTTGCCGGTCTTCTTATCAACCGCGGTGATGTACTGCTCGTTGACCCCATCGCAGGTCAGGATGACCAGGTCGCCAACGACAACCGGCGAACTGCCAGGACCGACGTTGTACTCAAGGGCATTGTCGTTGTTCTTCCAGACAATCTTGGCCGTCTCGGTATCGATACAGCACGCGCCGTACGTTCCGAAGTAGCAGTAGACGTATTTGCCTTCGGCGACTGGGGTTGGTGAGGCGTACGAGTTGGTCAGGTGCACGGTCAGCGGGTCGTCGACATGAAAAAGGTCGACCGTTCTGAGCAGTTCGCCCGTCTTGTAGTCGACTTCGATGGCCTTCAGTTGGACGTCCGAAGCGAGGTTCGATTGATTACGGGCAAACGGCTTGGCATCTTTCAGGCGTTCGTTCTTCTCTTCTTCCGATAGAAGGGTCACGATGGCCGTGGTCAGCCAGATCTTGTCTCCCACCAACACGGGCGACGACCAGCCTTTACCAGGAATGGGCGTCTTCCACACGATGTTCTCGTCGGAGGACCAGTTCAACGGCACATTCTTGGCCGTGGCGATACCGTCACCGCTTGGTCCGCGGAATTGTGGCCAGCTTTCGGCTGAGGCCGTACTGGCCAAGAGTCCCGTCACAAGAGCAAGCGTAAGCAGACGAAAGATGGTCATGGGCGAGAACCTGATTTGGTGGGAAGGAATTAAGGAGGGAAGGGGAGGCAAAGTCGCTTTAGCCAAACTGGCAGCCGCCGGTGCCGCATTGAGGCAGACCGCATCCGCCGCCACTGCTGGGCATCGGCCCGCATACGGGAAGCTCGTTCGATTTACCGCCTGTGTGGGCTGCTGGCACGCTCCAGGCCTTTTCCAATTTGACGCTGCCACATTCGGGGCATTTCGGTTTATCGCTGCCACGCACCAGCAACTCAAACTGGCTCTGGCAGGCCTGGCAAGTGTATTCAAACAGCGGCATCGCTTCACCTGAGACGAAAATCGGTTAGAGTCAAAAGAGAGACCACCCCATTGTAAATCATAACCCAGGAAACTCCATCCATGTCTGATCGCCCCATGCTTACCCGGCAGCAGTCGCGAGCCGTCGACGTGCTGGCCGCTGAAAAATACCACATCCCCGGCGTAATCCTCATGGAAAACGCTGGTCGGGGAAGTGCCGAACTGCTGCTTTCGCGAAGTCCGGCCAGTGTCCTGATCTGTTGCGGCCCAGGAAACAACGGCGGCGATGGATATGTCATTGCTCGGCACTTGGACCTTTTAGGCGTGCCGGTGAAAGTCGCGTTGTTCTGTCCGCGGGATCGAATCCACGGGGACGCACTCATTAATTTTACAATCATCGAGGCCGCTGGCATTGAGATTATCGATTTCGCCGATGAGCCTCTTTGCCAGTGGTTTTCGCCGCGGCTTCAAGAGGCCGACTGGGTGATCGATGCGCTGCTAGGCACTGGCGTCACCTCGCCACCGCGCGAGCCGATCGCGTCTGCCATTCGTCAGATTAACGCCTCCGATACCCAGGTCATGGCGATCGACATTCCCAGCGGTCTCGACTGCGATACGGGTCAACCGAACGATCCAACGATCGAAGCCGTTTTCACGGCGACGTTTGTAACCTCGAAGCCAGGCTACGCGAAGCCGTCAGCTCAGCCGTATGTGGGTGAAATACACATCGTCGACATCGGCACGCCACAGGCACTTCTCCATGAAGTGCTTCGCTAGAGCGATGCTTTGATCGGCTTCTTGAAAAAACTCATCGCATCGGTGGCCGGGTCACCTTCGACGAAGCCATGTCGCAGATACAACTGCCGGGCCCGGTTATCGGCCCGGACTTCCAGTGTGACAAACGCACAGGCCTCTTCCTTCGCGAGATCTTCGACGGCTTGAAGCAGTGCGCTGCCAACACCTTGGCCGCGTGCTTGTGGGGCCACCGCCAGGTCATGAATATTGATCAGCGGCTGAGCTTTGAACGTTGAGAAACCAAGGAAACAATTCGCCAGCCCGACAAACTGTCCGTCCGCATGGGCCAACAGCCCGCGGAACTGCTCGACTTCTCGCAGGCGCGGAATCAGATTCTCATGCACCTCAGGCGGCAACGGGGCGTCGCTTCCCATGGGATCTTGCGAGTATTGATCCAACAGATGCATCAACGCATCGGCGTGCTGCGGATCGTTCAGATCGATGCGAATGATCTCGCCAGAAAAAGCAGGCATACGTGAACCTCGCCCAGAACAGCAATTTGGCGAAGCTTAGTCGTTCGCGCTTTGAATATTGTCGAAGTCGAGGTCCTTCCACTTCATCGCGCGCCGCGAAGGCTCGATGCGGAGGACGACTTCCCCTTCCTGAAACAAGCGAACCGTTCCGTTCGACTCGCTCACGGCAATCGAGATGCCCTTGGTCTTCTTGCTAATCGCGGCCGCGGCCCAGTGACGAGCACCGAGACCTTTGCTTAAGGTCACACTGGCGGAGGTAACGTCCAGCATCCGACCAGCCGCTTCGACCGTGCCATCGGCGGCCACCACAAAAGCTCCGTCAAGCTGGGCGATCTCCTTGAGGTTCTCGCGAACGCTGCGATCGGCGATGTTGCGATCCTTCTTGGCGTAACCTTTCAGTGGATCGAAACCACTGGGGGCGCTATTGGCCAGCACCTTGCGATGATCACCCACCACGAAGCAGGTACCCACCGGTTTCCCTTCGCGGCCTTCGCGACCAATCTCGACCGCCAGGTCGACGACGAACTTGAGCGTTTCCAGGGGGACACTTGTTTCAAGCTTACGAAGGTCTCGCGAGGTCAAGCGTCCCAGGCGTTCGTCCAGGCGAATGAAGCTGATCGTGTCGATGCGCTCTTCGTCGAAGCCGCTGTAGAGGGCAACCACCTTGGCCCCGGTCGACAATTGATCGTTGGCGACGGCCTCGACCAGTGCGTGCATTAACTTTTCGAGGATCGGGCTCTCTTCCAGTTCAACCACCACGCCGTGCAGGTCGGTCTCTTCGACGCCCTCTAAGAACTCTTCGCGATCGGCAGCAACGATGACCTTGTGGTTATCGGCTACCTCTTTGAGCTTATCCCAATCTGGCTGGCCATCCACGAAGATGAGTACCGCGTCCGCCTCAGCGATTTCGAGCATTCGAATCGCGAGCTTAAGAAACTCGGTGAACTGACTCGAGAGCTTTTGATATTTCATCCTCGGCGGAGTTTCATTCCCAGAAGTGAAGCCGGCTATTAACGCGCATGTGCCGACAATCGTAGGCCAGATCCGCTCCACTGACAAGCGCTGCCCCGTGATTTCAGCACCTGGGACAGCCAATTTTTGGAGAAACCGTCTGTGCGATTAGTCGTGCGACGTTTGTAGAATCTCTTCGGTGCGACTGCCCGGCTTGGTTCCGAATACAAGCTGGTCGTACAACACCAATGCGTGAAGTGCGTGACCCTTGGGGCCAATGCTCCAATCCCGCTTCGAATTCTGCTCCAGAATCGTCGTAATGTAGTTCACGGCTCGCACGATTTCCGGCGAAGTCAGCTCTTCCTCCGGGAGCGAGTAAATCAGGAACTCGAGGATATGGCCGGAAGTCTGCAGGCGACGGTCGATGTCGCGATCCATGCCGCGTCCCTCGAACCAGTTCGTGCTGAAACTGCCATCGCGGTTCTGAATTTGAAACGAATGCTGGTGGTAGGCGTTCAGGTACTCTTCGGCCTTGGCCCAAGCACCGTCCATCGGCAAGCCGGCCTTTTTACGGCTGGCGACGGCAAACGCGATGCCTGTCAGGCGGTGCGTTCCACCACAAGCAGCACCCACGACCTTCTGGGTGATTTCTTCCTTGAGTAGACGCTCGAGGCTCCACTCTTGTCCATCACGAGAGGTCCAGGTCGCATCGGCTGGCAGATAGTAAGAAAGCGAGATCAGTTTGAAGGTCAGTTCCGACTTCGGCTTGCAAGTTTCCTTCTCGAACTCGATCAGGTCGGCTACCGTGAACGACTGACCGTCGACTTGAATCTCGTACGAAGGAGGCACGAAGCTCTGGGCGAGCATGGCCAGGAATTGACCGTGATGCCCTTGGACGCGTGGCCCTTGCTTGGCTTCCAGCTTGCCGTTCTTCACCTCGAACAGGCTGTGACCGCGGCAAGGCTTGTTCCAGCAGATCCAACCGATGGTGTTGACCGGCTGGCGGAACTGGGACGTACGGATCTGTGCATCCACGCCCCACGGCAGGAACCCGTGCATGGTTTCCCACACGTCGTCCTTAGTGGCGTCGGATGGTTGGGCTTTGTAGTAGTAGTTGAGCACCCGGGCAATGCGTGGCTTCAGGGCACGAACTTCCGGCGGCAGCGGCTTTTCAACTTTGGGCTCTTCTTCGGTTACCGATTTCTCGGAATCGGCGGGTTTCTTTTCAGCATCGGCGTCGCCTTCTTTGATCGGCTTGGCATCTTTGTCTTGCATTAGCGGAGCAGGCTGCTTCGTCTCTGCTTCCACAGACTCTGCTGGCTTCGCAGGCTCAGCAGGCTTGTTGGGTTCTTCTTCTTTCGTTTCCGGATCAAGGGAATCGGCCGGAATATCCATGGTCTTGGATGCGTCCGACTTTGGCTCAGCACTTTGACCTTCTTGCTCACTCTTCTCGGCCGGTGCATCTTCTGCAGGAGCGGCACCTTCAGCAGTCTCGCCAGACTTCTCTTCTTGCTCTACCGCTGGAACCGCTTCCTCTTTTGGTTCTTCTGCGGGAGGTGCTGGCTTGAA includes:
- a CDS encoding DNA integrity scanning protein DisA nucleotide-binding domain protein produces the protein MKYQKLSSQFTEFLKLAIRMLEIAEADAVLIFVDGQPDWDKLKEVADNHKVIVAADREEFLEGVEETDLHGVVVELEESPILEKLMHALVEAVANDQLSTGAKVVALYSGFDEERIDTISFIRLDERLGRLTSRDLRKLETSVPLETLKFVVDLAVEIGREGREGKPVGTCFVVGDHRKVLANSAPSGFDPLKGYAKKDRNIADRSVRENLKEIAQLDGAFVVAADGTVEAAGRMLDVTSASVTLSKGLGARHWAAAAISKKTKGISIAVSESNGTVRLFQEGEVVLRIEPSRRAMKWKDLDFDNIQSAND
- a CDS encoding FmdB family zinc ribbon protein, with the protein product MPLFEYTCQACQSQFELLVRGSDKPKCPECGSVKLEKAWSVPAAHTGGKSNELPVCGPMPSSGGGCGLPQCGTGGCQFG
- a CDS encoding GNAT family N-acetyltransferase, encoding MPAFSGEIIRIDLNDPQHADALMHLLDQYSQDPMGSDAPLPPEVHENLIPRLREVEQFRGLLAHADGQFVGLANCFLGFSTFKAQPLINIHDLAVAPQARGQGVGSALLQAVEDLAKEEACAFVTLEVRADNRARQLYLRHGFVEGDPATDAMSFFKKPIKASL
- a CDS encoding DUF1570 domain-containing protein, yielding MRLWNSLSLLLILLAAVNLRADDISFERDGQRIDLKGQVIATHEAGLILHTPDGKMWPIQNAEIVQREKTTAPFELQTKEQLIETVLAEMPPGSQVIETSHYVVAYNTSRAYAQWVAGMLERLHRGFTSYWTQRGLKLEEPKQPMVALVFDNQDSFAQYGQAELGDAAKSVIGFYSMHTNYVVMFDLTGGAGDSSRRTLSTRDIQRLMSRPDFQWSLATVVHEATHQLAFNAGLQKRYADVPLWFSEGLAIYFETPDVSSSRGWRGIGQVSAPRLKQFQQAARTSSQPFLPDMLINDDSLRKAATAMDRYSQAWAVTYYLQKRKPEEYDAYLKELSEIQPLHDPSQTERVRLFQKHFGADLTELENEVRQMMLGLRP
- a CDS encoding NAD(P)H-hydrate epimerase, with the translated sequence MSDRPMLTRQQSRAVDVLAAEKYHIPGVILMENAGRGSAELLLSRSPASVLICCGPGNNGGDGYVIARHLDLLGVPVKVALFCPRDRIHGDALINFTIIEAAGIEIIDFADEPLCQWFSPRLQEADWVIDALLGTGVTSPPREPIASAIRQINASDTQVMAIDIPSGLDCDTGQPNDPTIEAVFTATFVTSKPGYAKPSAQPYVGEIHIVDIGTPQALLHEVLR
- a CDS encoding PQQ-like beta-propeller repeat protein, which produces MTIFRLLTLALVTGLLASTASAESWPQFRGPSGDGIATAKNVPLNWSSDENIVWKTPIPGKGWSSPVLVGDKIWLTTAIVTLLSEEEKNERLKDAKPFARNQSNLASDVQLKAIEVDYKTGELLRTVDLFHVDDPLTVHLTNSYASPTPVAEGKYVYCYFGTYGACCIDTETAKIVWKNNDNALEYNVGPGSSPVVVGDLVILTCDGVNEQYITAVDKKTGKTVWKTERPPFRTDDGDRKKAYATPLVVEINGQTQVIIPGAQWVCAYDPKTGKELWRADHGSGFSNVPAPVFENGTVYICSGFMRPQLFAIRTDGEGDVTDSHIEWTFSRQVPTTPSPIIIDGRIYMVSDRGVATCVDAATGQEVWTSRMGGNYSASPTYANGRIYFCSESGMTTVIKPGDEYDVIAENDLGERIMANPIFLDGNLVIRTADNLYRIREEK